The following coding sequences lie in one Frondihabitans peucedani genomic window:
- a CDS encoding DUF6328 family protein, protein MDESPTRDPGSTPDRISDRDETETERLDRNWNELLQELRVTQTGTQLLTGFLLAVAFQQRFTSLDGFEVGVYLVLVALTAGATILGLAPVSLHRALFRRGLRKRMVHTASVLLDVILVLVAAAITGTVLLIFDVVAGLTAGLVAAGITAAVVVVLWLLVPRRERRA, encoded by the coding sequence ATGGACGAGAGCCCGACGCGGGATCCGGGGAGCACGCCCGATCGCATCTCCGACCGCGACGAGACCGAGACCGAGCGTCTCGACCGCAACTGGAACGAGCTGCTGCAGGAGCTCCGGGTCACGCAGACCGGGACGCAGCTGCTGACCGGCTTCCTGCTGGCGGTCGCGTTCCAGCAGCGGTTCACGTCGCTCGACGGCTTCGAGGTGGGCGTCTACCTCGTGCTCGTCGCGCTGACCGCGGGCGCCACGATCCTGGGGCTCGCGCCGGTGAGCCTGCATCGGGCGCTGTTCCGTCGCGGCCTCCGGAAGCGGATGGTGCACACGGCGAGCGTGCTGCTCGACGTCATCCTGGTGCTCGTCGCGGCCGCCATCACGGGCACCGTGCTCCTCATCTTCGACGTGGTCGCGGGGCTGACGGCCGGGCTCGTCGCCGCCGGGATCACGGCCGCTGTGGTCGTGGTGCTCTGGCTCCTGGTGCCGCGTCGCGAGCGCAGGGCGTGA
- a CDS encoding sugar ABC transporter permease → MAVVPQASPRPKTRADTPASGRRGRRRIDKTFYAFLLPGLVLFTLAIALPAVTGIFYSFTDSVGFGQFGFTGFINYIALFSDPSIRSAYGFTIGFALVTVAVVNAIAFLLAIGLTARIRAKVALRAVFVLPMVVSGIVIAYVFNFLFSNSIPAAATALGFGPLESSLLANPDWAWLAIVVVTAWQAIPSTILIYIAGILAIPADVYEAAALDGASAARQLRSITIPLTAGYILINVIIGFKNFLNSYDIIVGLTNGGPGTSTTSIAMSIFNGFTNGDYAYQMANATIFFLIAIVIALLQLRATRGRSGL, encoded by the coding sequence ATGGCCGTCGTGCCCCAGGCCAGCCCCCGCCCGAAGACGCGCGCCGACACCCCGGCGAGCGGTCGACGAGGCCGGCGCAGGATCGACAAGACCTTCTACGCCTTCCTGCTCCCGGGTCTGGTGCTGTTCACCCTGGCGATCGCCCTCCCGGCGGTGACGGGGATCTTCTACAGCTTCACCGACTCGGTCGGGTTCGGGCAGTTCGGGTTCACCGGCTTCATCAACTACATCGCCCTGTTCTCCGACCCCTCGATCCGGAGCGCCTACGGGTTCACGATCGGGTTCGCGCTCGTCACGGTCGCGGTCGTCAACGCGATCGCGTTCCTCCTGGCGATCGGGCTCACGGCCAGGATCCGCGCCAAGGTCGCTCTGCGTGCGGTCTTCGTGCTGCCGATGGTCGTCTCGGGCATCGTCATCGCCTACGTCTTCAACTTCCTGTTCTCCAACTCGATCCCGGCGGCGGCGACGGCCCTCGGGTTCGGGCCGCTCGAGAGCAGCCTGCTCGCGAACCCCGACTGGGCGTGGCTGGCGATCGTGGTGGTGACCGCGTGGCAGGCGATCCCGTCGACGATCCTGATCTACATCGCCGGCATCCTGGCGATCCCCGCCGACGTCTACGAGGCGGCGGCCCTCGACGGTGCCTCAGCCGCCCGCCAGCTGCGCTCGATCACGATCCCGCTGACGGCGGGCTACATCCTCATCAACGTGATCATCGGCTTCAAGAACTTCCTGAACTCGTACGACATCATCGTCGGCCTCACGAACGGCGGGCCCGGCACGTCGACGACGAGCATCGCGATGTCGATCTTCAACGGCTTCACGAACGGCGACTACGCCTACCAGATGGCGAACGCGACCATCTTCTTCCTGATCGCGATCGTGATCGCTCTCCTCCAGCTGCGCGCCACGCGCGGAAGGTCCGGTCTCTGA
- a CDS encoding DUF2945 domain-containing protein encodes MAETPSVGDRVSWGTSQGRTQGVVKERKTSDFEFDGQKFTASKDEPAFIVESEKTGAKAAHKGSALRKLKKKD; translated from the coding sequence ATGGCCGAGACACCGAGCGTCGGAGACCGCGTCTCGTGGGGCACCTCGCAGGGCCGCACCCAGGGCGTCGTCAAAGAGCGGAAGACCAGCGACTTCGAGTTCGACGGGCAGAAGTTCACGGCGTCGAAAGACGAGCCGGCCTTCATCGTCGAGTCGGAGAAGACCGGTGCGAAGGCCGCCCACAAGGGCTCTGCCCTGCGGAAGCTGAAGAAGAAGGACTAG
- a CDS encoding Gfo/Idh/MocA family oxidoreductase, translating to MNVTDTSTDDLRVGVIGLGFAGSTHLDAFTDLPGATVVALAGQEPARLEELGRSRGVPHLYADWQDLVARDDLDIVSIGVPNDLHHPIAMAALQSGKHVFCEKPLATTGDLAAEMVAEAKAADRVLEVAYNHRRRADVAFLGDFLADDPIGEIYHARASWLRRSAIPGLGSWFTSRATAGGGPLIDLGSHVLDIALHLMGEPRVVTASAVTYNELGRRGRGGGTKVPASSDGTHAFDVEDFASALLRFDTGASLLLQASWASYSKNHEDIEVELLGSTGGARLHVDDYSTEGTLTLYSDVEGVPTVARPAVHVPAGHHRTVIAGFLEAIRQGEGASAPRYTNHYGEYALHRSRVVDAIYASAAAGHEVEVEGEAL from the coding sequence ATGAACGTCACAGACACCAGCACGGACGACCTCCGCGTCGGAGTGATCGGTCTCGGATTCGCAGGATCGACGCACCTCGACGCCTTCACGGACCTCCCCGGGGCGACCGTGGTCGCGCTCGCGGGCCAGGAGCCGGCGCGCCTCGAGGAGCTCGGCCGGAGCCGCGGCGTGCCGCACCTCTACGCCGACTGGCAGGATCTCGTCGCGAGGGACGACCTCGACATCGTCTCGATCGGCGTCCCGAACGACCTCCACCACCCGATCGCGATGGCGGCCCTCCAGAGCGGCAAGCACGTCTTCTGCGAGAAGCCGCTCGCGACGACCGGCGACCTCGCGGCCGAGATGGTCGCGGAGGCGAAGGCCGCCGACCGGGTCCTCGAGGTGGCATACAACCACCGCCGTCGCGCCGACGTCGCGTTCCTCGGCGACTTCCTCGCCGACGATCCGATCGGCGAGATCTACCACGCCAGGGCCAGCTGGCTCCGGCGCTCGGCAATCCCGGGCCTCGGCTCCTGGTTCACCAGCCGGGCGACCGCGGGCGGCGGTCCGCTGATCGACCTCGGCTCGCACGTGCTCGACATCGCGCTCCACCTGATGGGCGAGCCCCGCGTCGTCACGGCCAGCGCCGTCACCTACAACGAGCTCGGCAGGCGCGGCCGCGGGGGCGGCACGAAGGTGCCCGCGTCGAGCGACGGCACGCACGCGTTCGACGTGGAGGACTTCGCCAGCGCGCTGCTCCGCTTCGACACCGGCGCGAGCCTCCTGCTTCAGGCCTCCTGGGCGTCGTACTCGAAGAACCACGAGGACATCGAGGTCGAGCTCCTCGGCTCGACCGGGGGTGCGCGCCTGCACGTCGACGACTACTCGACCGAGGGCACGCTGACGCTCTACTCGGACGTCGAGGGCGTCCCGACGGTCGCGCGGCCCGCCGTGCACGTGCCCGCCGGGCACCACCGGACGGTCATCGCCGGGTTCCTCGAGGCGATCCGCCAGGGCGAGGGCGCGAGCGCCCCGCGGTACACGAACCACTACGGCGAGTACGCGCTGCACCGCAGCCGCGTCGTCGACGCGATCTACGCGTCGGCCGCCGCGGGCCACGAGGTCGAGGTCGAAGGAGAGGCGCTGTGA
- a CDS encoding helix-turn-helix domain-containing protein, translated as MTSTYLPPSRPILRVGADGPAAAPDFERLEWSTDCMEEARARLEAVYDGRQFRAKAGPETFAFRFASSGDSRLSLQTGSFLGHIQGVIPWSRDYVLTWFRSGSVTVDHPLGQFTSVGARPFLLPTETSYSFSMTPHRHGIVLIDAAFLERVAAERHGRHPQRIVFDLAAVPTDDEVARWRAALGEATPVIVRPSARPEEREAAQAALVRAVLDLFPWRAVDVPDVVRTERTRRLRLAVEFVHEHADQQLTAADIAGAADMSVRTLQQVMSDNLGSSPTTYLRDVRLDRVRQDLLSATPATARVSEVARQWGFGNLGRFSSAYVARFGEYPRTTLAG; from the coding sequence ATGACGAGCACCTACCTTCCCCCCAGCCGTCCGATACTCCGTGTCGGCGCCGACGGCCCTGCCGCGGCGCCCGACTTCGAGCGCCTCGAGTGGTCGACCGACTGCATGGAGGAGGCCCGAGCCCGCCTCGAGGCCGTGTACGACGGCCGGCAGTTCCGCGCCAAGGCGGGGCCGGAGACATTCGCGTTCCGCTTCGCCTCCTCCGGCGACTCGCGGCTGAGCCTGCAGACGGGGTCGTTCCTCGGGCACATCCAGGGCGTCATCCCGTGGTCGCGCGACTACGTCCTGACCTGGTTCCGGTCGGGCTCAGTCACGGTCGACCACCCGCTCGGGCAGTTCACCAGCGTCGGCGCGCGCCCGTTCCTGCTCCCGACGGAGACGTCGTACTCGTTCTCGATGACGCCCCACCGGCACGGCATCGTCCTGATCGACGCGGCGTTCTTGGAGCGCGTCGCCGCGGAACGCCACGGCCGGCACCCGCAGCGCATCGTCTTCGATCTCGCCGCCGTCCCGACCGATGACGAGGTCGCCCGGTGGCGGGCCGCTCTCGGCGAGGCCACGCCCGTCATCGTGCGCCCCTCGGCGCGACCCGAGGAACGCGAGGCCGCCCAGGCCGCGCTGGTGCGGGCGGTCCTCGACCTGTTCCCCTGGCGCGCCGTCGACGTCCCCGACGTCGTCCGCACCGAACGGACGAGGCGGCTGCGCCTCGCGGTCGAGTTCGTCCACGAGCACGCCGACCAGCAGCTCACCGCCGCCGACATCGCCGGGGCTGCGGACATGAGCGTCCGGACCCTCCAGCAGGTCATGAGCGACAACCTCGGCTCCAGCCCGACGACCTACCTCCGTGACGTCCGCCTCGACCGGGTCCGGCAGGACCTCCTGTCCGCGACCCCCGCCACGGCACGGGTCTCCGAGGTCGCCCGCCAGTGGGGCTTCGGCAACCTCGGACGGTTCTCGTCGGCCTACGTCGCCCGCTTCGGCGAGTACCCCCGCACCACACTCGCAGGCTGA
- a CDS encoding ROK family protein, which yields MTTERAASSPQVLRRINSEALLARALTTGAFDASAAMLATGLTRSTVLALCEELVRLGWLVRLDDSRAAGEYSKGRPASRWELQPRAGHVVGVDAGQHTVSAVVADLRGDFTGGVHLAVAEDAAPDVRREITRTAVLRALDEASVEAGSVFATVIGVPAPVDGSGRSPSGDDHYWTTMNPGLVDAFDGLGEVVVDNDANLAAIAEQALGAGRDVDSFAALLSGERFGAGLVVDRALLRGRHGGAGEMRVLNLVEGVGSADGLGALARDLARTARAEERIAADSPLAAVPTAELGSDVVFAAASAGDPTALAIVRTLGQRLARVCLVLSSLIDVERVVLSGALAAAAGPVIEEARGILRTEFYPPVPELVASSLGAETVVLGAVQRGVALVRAAPLDFRVS from the coding sequence ATGACGACCGAACGCGCAGCCAGCTCGCCCCAGGTGCTGCGCCGCATCAACTCCGAGGCCCTGCTGGCCCGCGCGCTGACGACGGGGGCCTTCGACGCCTCCGCCGCGATGCTCGCCACCGGCCTCACCCGCTCGACCGTGCTGGCGCTCTGCGAGGAGCTCGTGCGGCTCGGCTGGCTCGTGCGACTCGACGACTCGCGAGCCGCCGGCGAGTACAGCAAGGGGCGCCCCGCCAGCCGCTGGGAGCTCCAGCCGCGGGCAGGTCACGTCGTCGGCGTGGACGCCGGCCAGCACACCGTCTCGGCGGTCGTCGCCGACCTGCGCGGCGACTTCACCGGCGGCGTCCACCTGGCCGTCGCCGAGGACGCCGCCCCCGACGTGCGGCGGGAGATCACCCGCACGGCGGTCCTCCGCGCGCTCGACGAGGCCTCCGTCGAGGCCGGCTCGGTCTTCGCCACCGTCATCGGGGTCCCGGCGCCCGTCGACGGATCGGGGCGCTCGCCCTCCGGCGACGACCACTACTGGACGACCATGAACCCCGGCCTCGTCGACGCCTTCGACGGCCTCGGGGAGGTCGTCGTCGACAACGACGCCAACCTCGCCGCCATCGCGGAGCAGGCCCTCGGCGCCGGGCGCGACGTCGACTCGTTCGCCGCGCTCCTGTCCGGCGAGCGCTTCGGCGCCGGACTCGTCGTCGACCGGGCGCTCCTCCGCGGGCGGCACGGCGGCGCGGGCGAGATGCGCGTGCTCAACCTCGTCGAGGGGGTCGGCAGCGCCGACGGCCTCGGCGCCCTCGCGCGGGATCTCGCCCGCACCGCCCGGGCGGAGGAGCGCATCGCCGCGGACTCGCCGCTCGCCGCGGTCCCGACCGCCGAGCTCGGATCGGACGTCGTGTTCGCCGCCGCGAGTGCGGGCGACCCGACTGCGCTGGCGATCGTCCGCACCCTCGGGCAGCGCCTCGCCCGGGTCTGCCTGGTGCTCTCCAGCCTCATCGACGTGGAGCGGGTGGTGCTGTCGGGCGCACTCGCGGCCGCCGCGGGGCCGGTGATCGAGGAGGCTCGCGGGATCCTGCGCACGGAGTTCTACCCGCCGGTGCCCGAGCTCGTGGCGTCGTCGCTCGGAGCCGAGACCGTCGTGCTGGGTGCGGTGCAGCGGGGCGTCGCGCTCGTGCGGGCGGCGCCGCTCGACTTCCGCGTCTCCTGA
- a CDS encoding glycoside hydrolase family 13 protein, which produces MTDTLPTRPSTTTDETWWRDAAVYQIYPRSFADSNGDGIGDLPGITRRVPYLASLGVDAVWLSPFYPSALADGGYDVDDYRAVDPRLGTLDDFDELITALDAAGIRCIVDIVPNHTSDRHAWFQEALRSPKGSAARARYLFRDGLGENGELPPADWTSTFGGPAWEPVGDGQWYHHYFAKEQPDLDWKNPEVRADFLETLRFWSDRGVQGFRIDVAHGLAKDLPEVLPSQAELDAMPVDGTHPMWDRDDVHDIYAEWREVFDSYTPARTAVAEAWVAADRRARYASAEGLGQAFNFDLLEADFDAAQFRSVIEFNLGLSERSGSSSTWVFSNHDVVRHATRYGLPARDGNPVKQGAEWLLSGGTTPAVDRELGLRRARAATLLELALPGSAYLYQGEELGLHEVADIPAAERQDPSFFRNPGVDMGRDGCRVPIPWTTSGPSFGFGDAAPHLPQPSWFGDSSVEAEDSDPDSTLNLYRNALALRSRLRSGGLEWIETGRDDVLAFRRPNGWTSVTTFGDEPFELPAGELLLATTPVQDGRLQGASTAWIKA; this is translated from the coding sequence ATGACCGACACCCTCCCCACCCGCCCCTCGACGACGACCGACGAGACCTGGTGGCGCGACGCGGCCGTCTACCAGATCTACCCCCGCTCGTTCGCAGACTCGAACGGCGACGGCATCGGCGACCTCCCGGGCATCACCCGGCGAGTGCCGTACCTCGCGAGTCTCGGCGTCGACGCTGTCTGGCTGAGCCCGTTCTACCCGTCCGCGCTCGCCGACGGCGGCTACGACGTCGACGACTACCGCGCCGTCGATCCCCGGCTCGGCACGCTCGACGACTTCGACGAGCTCATCACCGCCCTCGACGCCGCGGGCATCCGCTGCATCGTCGACATCGTCCCGAACCACACCTCCGACCGGCACGCCTGGTTCCAGGAGGCGCTCCGGTCGCCGAAGGGGTCCGCCGCCCGCGCGCGGTACCTCTTCCGCGACGGCCTCGGCGAGAACGGCGAGCTGCCGCCGGCCGACTGGACCTCGACCTTCGGCGGCCCGGCCTGGGAGCCCGTCGGCGACGGCCAGTGGTACCACCACTACTTCGCGAAGGAGCAGCCCGACCTCGACTGGAAGAACCCCGAGGTCCGGGCGGACTTCCTCGAGACCCTCCGCTTCTGGTCGGACCGCGGGGTGCAGGGCTTCCGCATCGACGTCGCCCACGGCCTCGCCAAAGACCTCCCCGAGGTGCTGCCGAGCCAGGCCGAGCTCGACGCCATGCCCGTCGACGGCACCCATCCGATGTGGGACCGCGACGACGTCCACGACATCTACGCCGAGTGGCGCGAGGTGTTCGACTCCTACACTCCCGCCCGCACGGCCGTCGCCGAGGCCTGGGTCGCCGCCGACCGGCGGGCCCGCTACGCCAGCGCCGAGGGCCTCGGTCAGGCCTTCAACTTCGACCTCCTCGAGGCCGACTTCGACGCGGCGCAGTTCCGCTCCGTCATCGAGTTCAACCTCGGTCTGAGCGAGCGGTCGGGCTCGTCGTCGACGTGGGTGTTCTCGAACCACGACGTCGTCCGCCACGCGACCCGCTACGGCCTCCCCGCGCGCGACGGCAACCCGGTCAAGCAGGGCGCCGAGTGGCTGCTGTCCGGCGGCACGACGCCCGCCGTCGACCGCGAGCTGGGCCTCCGGCGGGCCAGGGCTGCGACGCTCCTCGAGCTGGCCCTCCCAGGATCGGCCTACCTCTACCAGGGGGAGGAACTGGGGCTGCACGAGGTCGCCGACATCCCCGCGGCCGAGCGGCAGGATCCGTCGTTCTTCCGCAACCCCGGCGTCGACATGGGCCGAGACGGCTGTCGCGTGCCGATCCCGTGGACCACGTCGGGTCCGTCGTTCGGGTTCGGCGACGCCGCGCCCCACCTCCCGCAGCCGAGCTGGTTCGGCGACTCGAGCGTCGAGGCGGAGGACTCCGATCCCGACTCCACCCTGAACCTCTACCGGAACGCGCTCGCGCTCCGCAGCCGGCTCCGCTCCGGCGGCCTGGAGTGGATCGAGACCGGGCGCGACGACGTCCTCGCGTTCCGTCGGCCCAACGGCTGGACCTCCGTCACGACGTTCGGCGACGAGCCGTTCGAGCTTCCCGCGGGCGAGCTCCTGCTGGCGACGACTCCGGTGCAGGACGGTCGCCTGCAGGGCGCCTCGACTGCTTGGATCAAGGCATGA
- a CDS encoding carbohydrate ABC transporter permease, giving the protein MSTQIPLATSTTSGELRGRDADSVKAPRAGRPERFNWPVTIALAVCSLAVLIPLYVTLTMAFKTTSQAVDGNAFSLPAPFTLDGFVQAWNLTTFPRSFAISVGVSAFTVVGTILLSAFAAYAISRNWDRRFFRWSFYYLLAALFLPFPVVALSQVKLTGLAHLDNPLGVAILHVMFQLGFSVLLFTAFLRSIPDELEESARLEGATTGQVFWQLIFPLLAPMSATVGIFAFLASWNDFVMPSLITSDPAMQTLPVLQQIFQTQFSNNYNVSFASYLMAMAPAILVYLFTQRWVMAGVTQGAIK; this is encoded by the coding sequence ATGTCCACCCAGATCCCTCTCGCCACGTCCACTACGAGCGGTGAGCTCCGCGGCCGCGACGCCGACTCCGTGAAGGCGCCCCGGGCCGGTCGGCCCGAGCGCTTCAACTGGCCGGTCACGATCGCCCTCGCGGTCTGCTCGCTGGCCGTCCTGATCCCGCTCTACGTCACGCTCACGATGGCCTTCAAGACCACCTCGCAGGCGGTCGACGGCAACGCCTTCAGCCTGCCCGCGCCGTTCACGCTCGACGGCTTCGTGCAGGCGTGGAACCTCACCACGTTCCCGCGCAGCTTCGCGATCTCGGTCGGGGTCTCCGCGTTCACGGTGGTCGGGACGATCCTGCTCAGCGCCTTCGCTGCCTACGCGATCTCGCGCAACTGGGACCGCCGCTTCTTCCGCTGGTCGTTCTACTACCTGCTGGCGGCGCTGTTCCTGCCGTTCCCGGTGGTGGCGCTCTCGCAGGTGAAGCTGACCGGTCTCGCGCACCTCGACAACCCGCTCGGCGTCGCGATCCTGCACGTCATGTTCCAGCTCGGCTTCAGCGTGCTGCTCTTCACGGCGTTCCTCCGCTCGATCCCAGACGAGCTCGAGGAGAGCGCGCGTCTCGAGGGAGCGACCACCGGGCAGGTCTTCTGGCAGCTGATCTTCCCGCTGCTGGCGCCGATGAGCGCGACGGTCGGGATCTTCGCGTTCCTGGCATCGTGGAACGACTTCGTCATGCCGAGCCTGATCACGTCCGACCCGGCGATGCAGACCCTGCCGGTGCTGCAGCAGATCTTCCAGACCCAGTTCAGCAACAACTACAACGTGTCGTTCGCCTCGTACCTGATGGCGATGGCCCCCGCGATCCTGGTCTACCTCTTCACCCAGCGCTGGGTGATGGCCGGGGTCACGCAGGGCGCCATCAAGTAG
- a CDS encoding ABC transporter substrate-binding protein: MNPRPPLGPSGLSRRSFLLGAGALGAGVALAGCAGPGGSSSGVTEISFYVSKPEVIGYFDTLIEKFHREQSKVRVVRDSTSNMSADFVRNSPPDLGCWNYNFSVVQFVERGALSDLSDMPEAATINPDIKPLLRETADYPGRTSAIPYSLTAASVLYNRDLFAKHRVEVPTTFDELVAACETFQKAGVAPFYNTYKDTWTIAQGLFDYTVGGMVDVPDFFRRLRAEGTAVDAASRVSFEKDFREASERMVQLGRYANRNASSRGYGDGNLAFAKGEAAMYLQGPWALNEIAKTDAKLAVGTFPLPVTNDPADLKVRVNVDLALWIPEVSKKKEAARSFLSFLMRPEIQNRYNADNNAFGTTKDAPPTSNPALVGMQKYYDDAAFYLGGSQLVPSEIPLANYAQSIALGAKPESVLRQLDGDWARLAIRS; the protein is encoded by the coding sequence GTGAATCCACGACCACCCCTCGGGCCGTCCGGCCTCAGCCGCCGCTCGTTCCTCCTGGGTGCGGGTGCTCTCGGCGCCGGCGTCGCCCTGGCAGGATGCGCGGGTCCGGGCGGCAGCTCGTCCGGCGTCACCGAGATCAGCTTCTACGTCTCGAAGCCCGAGGTCATCGGCTACTTCGACACCCTGATCGAGAAGTTCCACCGGGAGCAGTCGAAGGTCCGCGTGGTCCGCGACTCGACATCGAACATGTCCGCCGACTTCGTCCGCAACTCGCCGCCCGACCTCGGCTGCTGGAACTACAACTTCTCCGTCGTCCAGTTCGTCGAGCGCGGTGCCCTCAGCGACCTGAGCGACATGCCCGAGGCGGCGACGATCAATCCCGACATCAAGCCGCTCCTCAGAGAGACGGCCGACTATCCCGGGCGGACGAGCGCGATCCCCTACTCGCTGACGGCCGCCAGCGTGCTCTACAACCGAGACCTCTTCGCGAAGCACCGGGTCGAGGTCCCGACCACCTTCGACGAGCTCGTCGCCGCCTGCGAGACGTTCCAGAAGGCGGGCGTCGCCCCGTTCTACAACACCTACAAAGACACCTGGACCATCGCCCAGGGCCTGTTCGACTACACCGTCGGCGGCATGGTCGACGTGCCCGACTTCTTCCGTCGCCTCCGCGCCGAGGGCACCGCCGTCGACGCCGCCTCGCGGGTCTCGTTCGAGAAGGACTTCCGCGAGGCGAGCGAGCGCATGGTGCAGCTCGGCCGCTACGCGAACAGGAACGCCTCCAGCCGCGGCTACGGCGACGGCAACCTCGCCTTCGCGAAGGGCGAGGCGGCGATGTACCTGCAGGGCCCGTGGGCGCTCAACGAGATCGCCAAGACCGACGCGAAGCTGGCCGTCGGCACCTTCCCGCTGCCGGTGACGAACGATCCCGCCGACCTGAAGGTCCGCGTGAACGTCGACCTGGCGCTCTGGATCCCCGAGGTGTCGAAGAAGAAGGAGGCGGCGCGCAGCTTCCTCTCGTTCCTGATGCGCCCTGAAATCCAGAACAGGTACAACGCCGACAACAACGCCTTCGGCACGACGAAGGACGCACCTCCCACGTCGAACCCGGCGCTCGTCGGGATGCAGAAGTACTACGACGACGCCGCGTTCTACCTCGGCGGCTCGCAGCTCGTGCCGTCCGAGATCCCGCTGGCGAACTACGCGCAGTCGATCGCCCTCGGCGCGAAGCCCGAGTCCGTCCTCCGGCAGCTCGACGGCGACTGGGCTCGCCTCGCAATCCGCTCCTGA
- a CDS encoding ThuA domain-containing protein, translating to MSDSIRITVWNEFVHETRGDAVVVANYPDGIHEVVAAGLREHLGDGASVATATLRDPEHGLTEEVLAQTDVLFWWGHIAHDEVSDEVAQRVVDHVHAGMGLVVLHSGHYSKVFKRLMGTTCSLKWRNDGERELVWTVMPGHPIAEGVPHPIRIERQEMYGEFFDIPVPDEEVFLSTFAGGEVFRSGVAYTRGLGRVFYFSPGDQEYPVYHHPDIRRVLANAARWARPRGERRTLTADQHPLGWFEG from the coding sequence GTGAGCGACAGCATCCGCATCACCGTCTGGAACGAGTTCGTCCACGAGACGCGCGGCGACGCCGTGGTCGTGGCGAACTACCCCGACGGCATCCACGAGGTCGTGGCCGCGGGGCTCCGCGAGCACCTCGGCGACGGGGCTTCCGTGGCGACGGCGACCCTGCGCGATCCTGAGCACGGCCTCACCGAGGAGGTGCTGGCCCAGACCGACGTGCTCTTCTGGTGGGGTCACATCGCGCACGACGAGGTGTCCGACGAGGTCGCGCAGCGCGTCGTCGACCACGTGCACGCCGGCATGGGCCTCGTCGTCCTGCACTCCGGCCACTACTCGAAGGTCTTCAAGCGCCTGATGGGCACGACGTGCTCGCTGAAGTGGCGGAACGACGGCGAGCGGGAGCTCGTCTGGACGGTCATGCCGGGCCACCCGATCGCCGAGGGCGTGCCGCACCCCATCCGGATCGAGCGGCAGGAGATGTACGGGGAGTTCTTCGACATCCCGGTGCCCGACGAGGAGGTGTTCCTGTCGACGTTCGCCGGCGGCGAGGTGTTCCGCTCGGGGGTGGCCTACACGCGCGGCCTCGGCCGGGTCTTCTACTTCTCGCCCGGAGACCAGGAGTACCCGGTGTACCACCACCCCGACATCCGCCGGGTGCTGGCCAACGCGGCCCGCTGGGCGCGGCCTCGCGGTGAGCGGCGCACGCTGACCGCCGACCAGCACCCGCTGGGGTGGTTCGAGGGCTGA